The proteins below come from a single Streptococcus canis genomic window:
- a CDS encoding UPF0236 family transposase-like protein, with protein sequence MTIIPEISEILKSSKHLSELEEAIISLMRDEISASLSASLESLDKELVQTHLSEGWEIDRLEERQLTFSFGMVSFKRRRIRKAGEKSFLPLDKALGLEQRQRFSPEIKEKISELATGMPFRKASETLELLTDIAMSHQTVHKITQGVAEKVSDSRLADVQQLKKPKVLYIEADGVWIGSQEKQKPLLIDTRKSKEDVKLF encoded by the coding sequence ATGACTATTATACCAGAGATTTCCGAGATTTTAAAGTCTAGTAAGCATTTATCTGAACTTGAAGAAGCCATTATATCTTTGATGAGAGATGAAATCAGTGCTAGTTTAAGTGCTAGTTTAGAAAGTTTGGATAAGGAACTGGTCCAAACTCATCTGTCAGAGGGCTGGGAGATAGACCGTCTTGAAGAGCGTCAACTAACGTTTTCGTTTGGAATGGTCAGTTTTAAAAGACGTCGTATTCGTAAGGCTGGTGAGAAGAGTTTCTTACCCTTAGATAAAGCTCTAGGCTTAGAACAACGTCAACGCTTTAGTCCAGAGATTAAAGAAAAAATCAGTGAGTTGGCAACAGGAATGCCCTTTCGTAAAGCCAGTGAGACGCTAGAGTTACTGACTGATATTGCCATGAGCCATCAAACGGTTCACAAAATCACTCAAGGTGTCGCTGAGAAGGTTTCTGACAGTCGTCTGGCTGATGTTCAACAGTTGAAGAAACCTAAAGTACTTTATATTGAAGCAGATGGTGTTTGGATTGGGAGTCAGGAAAAACAGAAGCCATTACTTATAGACACAAGAAAATCAAAGGAAGACGTCAAGCTATTCTAG
- a CDS encoding gluzincin family metallopeptidase, translated as MFNYTVDLIYESLVQRLENRRETIAYGEGKAHLTFDDLSTCIEPNGNEISYDKAMVKHVFGKKIYKDKNPYLLPHSCASHLTNRLRFKSETHLIWGEFEKGENFFDIFSSLFYDCIYGEDESLKEMANRILIDYVPYAKTLSLYEMALKPSKYDMVKMEGTDYYIPLLFYGIPEDKVFSDYPKHLDEAINFLYKKCSIEFEREFRDFVVTDGDTLKKIDKKLLKFINDRLQPLLLKYQPTESSLGLRVKNIMVTDWLLIGKLVTGQVDNRNYYGRLLQSSLPYIDELAKLQEMLR; from the coding sequence ATGTTTAATTACACAGTAGACTTAATTTACGAATCTTTAGTGCAAAGGTTAGAGAATCGAAGAGAAACTATTGCCTATGGAGAAGGGAAGGCACATCTTACATTTGATGACCTGTCAACTTGTATCGAACCAAACGGTAATGAAATTTCATACGATAAAGCTATGGTAAAGCACGTATTCGGTAAAAAGATATATAAAGATAAGAATCCGTACTTACTTCCACATTCGTGTGCAAGTCATTTGACTAATAGGCTTAGATTTAAGAGTGAAACACACCTTATTTGGGGTGAATTTGAAAAGGGAGAAAATTTTTTCGATATATTTTCTTCCCTATTTTATGATTGTATCTATGGTGAGGATGAATCTTTAAAGGAGATGGCAAATCGAATTTTGATTGATTATGTACCTTATGCTAAAACGTTATCACTATATGAGATGGCATTGAAACCCTCCAAATATGATATGGTGAAAATGGAAGGTACAGATTATTATATTCCTCTTCTCTTTTATGGTATTCCAGAGGACAAGGTTTTTTCAGACTATCCGAAACACCTAGACGAGGCAATAAATTTTCTGTATAAAAAATGTTCTATTGAATTTGAGAGAGAGTTTAGAGATTTCGTTGTAACAGATGGAGATACACTGAAGAAGATTGATAAGAAATTACTAAAGTTTATCAACGACAGATTACAACCATTACTATTAAAATATCAGCCGACCGAGTCATCACTCGGTCTTAGGGTAAAAAATATAATGGTCACTGATTGGCTTCTTATAGGAAAGCTGGTAACAGGACAAGTGGATAATAGGAATTATTATGGACGACTTTTACAGTCTTCCCTTCCCTATATTGATGAATTGGCCAAATTACAAGAAATGTTGAGATAG
- a CDS encoding replication protein, producing the protein MAKEQRSSKWTFLFYKESATADYLEVLEELHVPFILSPWHDKDINRQTGELKKAHKHGVFFFESLKSYKQVSELIKNKLNCPAHVEVVQSPKGLFAYFTHAENKNKTQYDVNDIEAGCGFNLDRFLVEMNSDEFMHEVVDIIEQNNFTEFEELVRYAHANHTPLLSLIIERTYFFVKYLDSRRCNPQRNNIKKEE; encoded by the coding sequence ATGGCAAAAGAACAACGTTCTAGCAAGTGGACGTTCCTATTCTACAAGGAAAGCGCCACTGCTGACTATCTTGAAGTACTTGAAGAATTACACGTCCCCTTTATCTTGAGTCCGTGGCATGACAAGGATATCAATCGACAAACTGGAGAGCTAAAAAAGGCTCATAAACACGGTGTTTTCTTCTTTGAGTCTCTCAAGAGTTATAAACAAGTATCAGAGTTAATCAAGAATAAATTAAACTGTCCTGCTCATGTAGAAGTTGTTCAATCTCCAAAGGGACTATTTGCCTACTTCACACATGCTGAGAACAAAAATAAAACCCAGTATGATGTGAATGATATTGAGGCAGGCTGTGGATTCAATCTTGATAGGTTTCTTGTAGAAATGAACTCAGATGAGTTTATGCATGAAGTCGTAGATATTATTGAGCAGAATAACTTCACTGAATTTGAAGAGCTGGTACGGTATGCCCATGCTAACCATACCCCACTGCTTAGCCTCATCATTGAACGCACCTACTTCTTCGTCAAGTATCTTGATTCACGTCGGTGCAATCCACAACGTAATAATATCAAGAAGGAGGAATAG
- a CDS encoding helix-turn-helix domain-containing protein — translation MQVILPDEPIHQIQLLLSNLIQKEIEQQLEQKGLNSPYLNKQQASDYLGISNNTLDTWIQKGLPAIKIGKSIRFNKQAIDNWLLSHN, via the coding sequence ATGCAAGTAATTCTACCTGATGAGCCGATCCATCAAATTCAACTACTGCTTTCAAACCTTATCCAAAAGGAAATTGAACAACAACTAGAACAAAAAGGACTTAATAGCCCCTATTTGAACAAGCAACAAGCCAGCGACTATCTAGGTATCTCTAACAATACACTGGATACTTGGATTCAAAAAGGACTTCCAGCCATCAAAATTGGGAAGTCAATCCGTTTCAACAAACAAGCTATAGATAACTGGCTACTTTCACACAACTAG
- a CDS encoding type I restriction endonuclease subunit R has protein sequence MTSTFQTTPIIETNNFIVLDKYTKITQPSTYQTEADLERELVSDLRQQGYEYLNNLTTPEALLDNLKTQMEALNGVVFSEAEWLRFLEEYLNKPSDGLIDRTRKLHDNHIYDFIFDDGHIQNIYLWDKKNISRNKLQVINQMSQVGTSSNRYDVTILVNGLPLVQIELKKRGVAIREAFNQVHRYSKESFNEENSLFKYLQIFVISNGTDTRYFANTTKREKNSFDFTMNWALKNNEPIKDLKDFTATFFSQQTLLNVLINYSVFDTSDTLLIMRPYQIAATERIIWKIRSAIDSKLKSGPETGGYIWHTTGSGKTLTSFKAARLATEMDKVDKVFFVVDRKDLDYQTMKEYQRFSPDSVNGSNSTAGLKCNIEKDDNKIVVTTIQKLNNFMSSEAEHEIYNKQVVFIFDECHRSQFGEAQKRLKQKFKKYCQFGFTGTPIKVENALGSETTASVFGRELHAYVITDAIRDQKVLKFKVDYNDVRPQFKSLETEQDLGKLSAAENKKALLHPTRITEISAYILEHFNQKTHRQNGKGFNAMFAVSSVEAAKAYYQELQDQQAGKDKPLKIATIFSYAANEEQAAIGEIDDETFSPADLADISSKEFLSGAISDYNRLFQTNFSINGNKFQNYYRDLAKRVKSGEVDLLIVVGMFLTGFDAPTLNTLFVDKNLRYHGLIQAFSRTNRIYNATKTFGNIVTFRDLEKATTDAIKLFGKTETADILLERSYEDYMNGYIEAGQEQKGYLEVVKELQERFPNPTTIIKESDKKEFVTLFGQFLRLDNILQNYDDFMSLQALQELDVTDIEALADFKGRFHLDDEAVAVLSQLDIPSVREIQDYRSAYNDIKSWYDNERRNQQNNDSEIDWDAVVFEVELLKSQEINLDYILELIFETNQKVSDKDQLIEEITRTIRASLGQRAKESLIVDFINASDLDSFSEKSDILEQFYTFARQKQKEAVANLIETEGLNVESASRYIQMSLKREYASENGNALNEALPKMSPLNPQYRTKKQTVFEKIVDLVEVFKGIGGEI, from the coding sequence ATGACAAGTACCTTTCAAACCACACCCATTATCGAAACCAACAATTTCATCGTTTTAGACAAATATACTAAAATTACCCAGCCCAGCACCTATCAGACGGAAGCAGACTTGGAGCGAGAGCTGGTTAGTGATTTGCGACAGCAGGGATACGAGTACCTCAATAATCTGACGACCCCAGAAGCTCTCTTAGATAACCTAAAGACCCAGATGGAAGCCCTTAACGGCGTTGTTTTTTCTGAGGCAGAATGGCTACGTTTTTTAGAGGAGTACCTCAATAAGCCTAGTGATGGTTTGATTGACCGCACCCGAAAGCTCCACGATAACCACATCTACGACTTTATCTTTGACGATGGGCATATCCAAAATATTTATCTCTGGGATAAGAAAAATATCAGTCGAAATAAGCTTCAGGTTATTAACCAAATGTCTCAAGTTGGGACTTCAAGTAATCGTTATGATGTGACCATTTTGGTCAATGGGCTACCCTTAGTACAAATTGAGCTTAAAAAGCGTGGGGTGGCTATTCGTGAGGCTTTTAATCAGGTTCACCGTTACAGCAAGGAGAGTTTTAATGAAGAAAATTCACTCTTCAAGTATCTCCAGATTTTTGTCATTTCAAATGGGACGGATACTCGCTATTTTGCCAATACCACTAAGCGGGAGAAAAATTCTTTTGACTTTACCATGAATTGGGCACTAAAAAATAATGAACCAATCAAGGATTTGAAGGATTTTACAGCGACCTTTTTCAGTCAGCAGACACTTTTAAACGTTCTCATCAATTATTCTGTTTTTGATACCAGTGATACCCTCCTTATCATGCGTCCCTATCAGATTGCGGCGACGGAGCGGATTATTTGGAAGATTCGCTCGGCCATTGACAGCAAACTCAAGAGTGGTCCTGAGACTGGCGGTTATATCTGGCATACGACGGGGTCTGGTAAGACCTTGACCAGTTTTAAGGCGGCGAGACTGGCGACTGAGATGGATAAAGTGGACAAGGTTTTCTTTGTGGTTGATAGGAAAGACTTGGACTACCAGACTATGAAAGAATACCAGCGTTTTTCACCTGACTCAGTTAATGGGTCAAATAGCACAGCTGGACTTAAATGCAATATAGAAAAAGATGACAATAAGATTGTGGTTACGACAATTCAAAAGCTCAATAACTTTATGTCTAGTGAAGCAGAGCATGAGATTTACAACAAGCAAGTAGTTTTTATCTTTGACGAATGCCACCGTTCACAGTTTGGCGAGGCTCAAAAGCGCTTAAAACAAAAGTTTAAGAAGTATTGTCAGTTTGGTTTTACGGGGACGCCGATTAAAGTTGAAAATGCTTTAGGCAGTGAGACGACGGCTTCTGTATTTGGTCGGGAACTTCATGCATACGTCATTACCGATGCTATCCGCGACCAAAAAGTGTTGAAATTTAAGGTGGATTACAATGATGTTCGTCCACAGTTTAAGTCGTTGGAAACTGAGCAAGATTTAGGGAAATTATCTGCTGCTGAAAATAAAAAAGCCCTACTTCATCCAACACGGATTACAGAGATTTCGGCTTATATTTTAGAACATTTTAATCAAAAGACACATAGACAAAACGGTAAAGGATTTAACGCTATGTTTGCCGTGTCAAGTGTCGAGGCGGCCAAGGCTTACTACCAAGAGTTGCAAGACCAACAAGCTGGAAAAGATAAACCATTGAAGATTGCAACCATCTTCTCTTATGCAGCAAATGAGGAGCAGGCTGCGATTGGGGAGATTGATGACGAGACATTCAGCCCTGCTGACTTGGCAGATATTAGTAGTAAGGAATTTTTGAGTGGAGCGATTTCCGATTATAATCGCCTTTTTCAGACTAATTTTAGTATCAATGGCAATAAGTTTCAAAACTATTACCGTGATTTAGCTAAGCGAGTTAAGTCTGGCGAGGTGGATTTGCTTATTGTCGTCGGTATGTTTTTGACTGGCTTTGATGCTCCGACCTTGAATACACTTTTTGTGGATAAAAACTTACGCTATCATGGGTTGATTCAGGCTTTTTCTCGAACGAATCGGATTTACAATGCGACTAAGACATTTGGAAATATTGTAACTTTTCGTGATTTGGAAAAGGCAACGACAGATGCTATTAAGTTGTTTGGGAAGACGGAAACGGCTGATATTCTGTTAGAGCGCTCTTACGAGGACTACATGAATGGCTACATTGAGGCTGGTCAAGAGCAAAAAGGATATTTGGAAGTCGTAAAAGAATTGCAGGAGAGATTTCCAAATCCAACGACTATTATCAAAGAAAGTGATAAGAAAGAATTTGTGACCTTGTTTGGTCAGTTCTTGCGTTTGGATAATATCTTGCAGAACTATGATGATTTCATGAGTTTGCAGGCTTTGCAAGAGTTAGATGTTACAGATATAGAGGCTTTGGCAGATTTCAAAGGACGTTTTCATTTGGATGACGAAGCAGTTGCAGTACTCTCTCAACTGGACATCCCAAGTGTTCGTGAGATTCAAGATTATCGCTCCGCTTACAATGATATCAAGTCTTGGTATGACAATGAGCGGCGTAATCAGCAGAATAACGATTCCGAAATCGACTGGGATGCGGTTGTCTTTGAAGTGGAGTTGTTGAAATCACAGGAAATCAATCTGGACTATATTCTGGAATTGATTTTTGAAACCAACCAAAAGGTATCTGATAAGGATCAACTCATTGAAGAAATTACTCGGACTATCCGTGCTAGTCTGGGTCAGAGAGCTAAAGAAAGCTTAATTGTGGATTTTATCAATGCCAGCGACTTGGACAGTTTTTCCGAGAAGTCAGATATTTTAGAACAATTTTATACATTTGCCCGTCAAAAACAAAAAGAAGCAGTAGCTAATTTGATTGAGACAGAGGGGCTGAATGTTGAGAGTGCAAGCCGATATATTCAGATGTCGCTCAAACGAGAGTACGCTAGTGAAAATGGGAATGCTCTCAATGAAGCACTTCCTAAGATGAGTCCCCTCAATCCCCAATATCGTACTAAAAAGCAGACGGTATTTGAAAAAATTGTGGATTTGGTAGAGGTATTTAAGGGGATTGGTGGAGAAATTTAA
- a CDS encoding ATP-binding protein encodes MENKRDLIQTLSHYQFSPESQHLDRKSARKKPSELLKHLIAFAKADGGQLVIGIEDDKQSNLITGFRDGKAYSIDDFKKIDREMRETPLDLSFEEIPVVNHKGEEDVILDISVELSSNRVIAAPNDEVYLRQGDETVKLSYEQRTQLSYDKGQRFFEDEVVADATLEDIDDSLVQDFKNRFDISDRSTEEILKARRFLVNGKLTKAAILLFGKYPSAFFPQARVRFQRFDGTDMGTGSSFNVIKEVTFDDALPTLIIKARDFIRTQLREFQYLDDNGQFQILPEYPEFAWFEGLVNAVTHRDYSVYGDHIRVLMFDDRLEIHSPGKLPNIVTVDNIKHERFSRNPRIARTLTEFGGVREMNEGVKRIYSEMESAFLHEPKYYEPGNKVVLTLENNIVSRHLRTRDSLEKQFTDFGDLNADEQLLIHYMYNSGEKMTTAKAIELTGRSRKFIVKTMKKLQELGMVDWYGANKNDRNQYYTLTKNYPISLRDRIQ; translated from the coding sequence TTGGAAAACAAAAGGGATTTAATTCAAACCCTATCCCACTACCAATTCTCTCCAGAAAGCCAACATTTAGACAGGAAATCCGCCCGAAAGAAACCGTCTGAACTGCTTAAACACCTGATTGCCTTTGCTAAAGCAGATGGTGGTCAGCTGGTCATCGGTATTGAGGACGACAAGCAGAGCAACCTCATCACTGGTTTCAGGGATGGCAAGGCCTATTCCATTGATGACTTTAAAAAGATTGACCGTGAAATGCGTGAGACACCTCTGGATTTGTCATTTGAAGAAATTCCTGTGGTTAATCACAAGGGTGAAGAAGATGTGATTTTGGACATCTCAGTTGAATTGTCCTCAAATCGCGTGATTGCTGCGCCTAATGATGAGGTTTACCTGCGTCAGGGTGATGAGACCGTTAAGCTCAGTTATGAACAACGAACTCAACTCAGCTATGATAAGGGACAGCGTTTCTTTGAGGATGAAGTTGTGGCTGACGCAACCTTAGAAGACATTGATGATAGTCTGGTACAGGATTTCAAGAATCGATTTGATATTTCAGACCGCTCTACGGAAGAAATTCTCAAAGCTCGGCGTTTTCTGGTCAATGGTAAATTGACCAAGGCTGCTATCTTGCTTTTTGGTAAATACCCATCAGCTTTCTTCCCTCAAGCTCGTGTTCGCTTCCAACGGTTTGATGGCACGGACATGGGGACAGGTAGTAGCTTTAATGTCATTAAGGAAGTGACCTTTGATGATGCTCTACCAACCCTGATTATCAAGGCTCGTGATTTTATTCGTACCCAGCTGCGTGAGTTCCAATATCTGGATGACAATGGGCAATTTCAAATTTTGCCTGAATATCCAGAATTTGCCTGGTTTGAAGGCCTTGTCAATGCTGTTACTCACCGTGATTACTCTGTCTATGGCGACCATATTCGTGTGCTCATGTTTGATGATCGACTGGAGATTCATAGCCCAGGTAAACTGCCAAATATCGTCACCGTTGACAATATCAAGCATGAACGTTTTTCAAGAAATCCTCGGATTGCCAGAACCCTGACGGAGTTTGGAGGGGTCCGTGAGATGAATGAAGGTGTTAAACGGATTTACTCAGAGATGGAATCAGCCTTTCTTCATGAGCCAAAATACTATGAACCTGGGAACAAGGTTGTTCTGACGCTTGAAAATAATATTGTCAGTCGACACCTACGAACTCGAGATAGTTTAGAGAAACAGTTTACTGATTTTGGCGACCTCAATGCCGATGAGCAATTGTTGATCCATTACATGTACAATTCAGGAGAGAAGATGACAACTGCAAAAGCCATTGAACTGACAGGAAGAAGTCGTAAGTTTATTGTAAAAACGATGAAAAAATTACAAGAATTGGGTATGGTTGACTGGTATGGAGCCAATAAAAATGACAGAAATCAATACTATACTTTAACGAAAAATTATCCTATCTCTCTAAGAGATAGGATACAGTAG
- a CDS encoding DEAD/DEAH box helicase codes for MEKFNQEIKNIGSNKLAYSIDLNNQKITKSEIVKSWGKAYSEKVANGSLGNGLRPPQYGALSAIRSHWVVSNEPATIVLPTGTGKSETIFSTIVSERIATTLIVVPSNLLREQLFDQVKHLGILPKISVVSDQAIFPNCLLYKSTVKDSEKDILFNEIDNINIIITTPALIKALPNDLFEKIYSNVELVVFDEAHHLAANDWRKVRDKFSGKKFLQFTATPFRNDGKKIDGKIIFKYSLSLALQNNYFKPIDFHPIHEYNITKSDEKIADVAVKLLQSDLDKGLNHILLARANSKKRADELFDKIYSNYKIYNPVIIHSDRKKSQNRDSLDLLKSGKSQIVVCVDMFGEGIDIPSLKVAAIHDKYKSLPITLQFMGRFARSGKERLGSAKLITNIASEDLKEDIDELYRRDADWTKLLQIKSDRAIEKEVQIEEFISQFEKTRASNIDLSQIKMKISSRIYKTDMKEVNINAWKNVLSAEHTTHLINEEKGILIFIEEIENTVNWSYQKDLVEYLYNFFVIFFDEYRGLIHINESDSRKGNDLVEQIFPNSMQIKGDEIYRVLDGINRLMIGTLGLKQIPGGNVSFRMFAGVDVRKGISEATSLGSIKSNLFGHGYRDGNKISVGCSYKGKVWMRWVESLNFWVDWCQKIGAKILDTNIDTSMILENSLTSEVVTEFPDGVPYKITPDSIIETSNSTARAFYIEKEDKLYHFFESDFRNPRLEKGLLIFELWISERKFIFQQHIDKKGFGFLQISGDDLFIKKSNNKILFSQYLKDHSPTISFIQKDGVRVMLEGNLQIVDKPRSKASLSNEMLVPIEWKKYGTNIRKESQGVAKDRASIQYVTINKLINTDELIVFDDDGSGEIADIVTISANEAERKILINLYHCKYSHGDEPGARVSDLYEVCGQAEKSIIWKDNLLDFLDRMIKRESIRISKRQSSRFEKGNINDCRTIKSMIKDGFSTDMRITIVQPGVSISKLSTEMKQLLLSTEYYLSETYNIPLNCYFSE; via the coding sequence ATGGAAAAATTCAACCAAGAAATTAAGAATATTGGTTCAAATAAGTTAGCCTATTCAATAGACCTTAATAATCAAAAAATTACCAAATCAGAGATTGTAAAAAGCTGGGGCAAAGCGTATTCTGAGAAAGTTGCTAACGGTTCTTTAGGTAATGGATTGCGCCCTCCTCAATATGGTGCACTTTCTGCTATACGTTCTCATTGGGTTGTCTCTAATGAACCGGCCACAATAGTTTTACCGACAGGAACAGGAAAATCTGAAACAATTTTTTCGACAATAGTCTCAGAGCGTATTGCTACAACTTTGATTGTTGTTCCAAGTAATTTACTTAGAGAACAACTTTTTGATCAGGTTAAACATCTGGGGATTCTTCCTAAAATTTCAGTTGTATCTGATCAGGCAATTTTTCCTAATTGTCTATTATATAAATCTACTGTGAAAGATAGTGAAAAGGATATTTTATTTAATGAAATTGATAATATAAATATCATTATAACTACACCAGCGCTGATTAAAGCGTTACCGAATGATCTGTTTGAAAAAATCTATTCGAACGTTGAATTAGTTGTATTTGATGAAGCTCACCATCTTGCTGCAAATGATTGGAGAAAAGTAAGAGATAAGTTCTCAGGTAAAAAGTTTTTACAATTTACAGCGACCCCATTTCGAAATGATGGTAAGAAAATTGATGGAAAAATAATTTTTAAATATAGTTTATCTCTTGCTCTGCAAAACAATTATTTTAAACCAATTGATTTTCATCCTATCCATGAGTATAATATTACAAAATCGGATGAAAAAATCGCAGATGTTGCAGTTAAACTTTTGCAAAGTGATTTGGATAAGGGATTAAATCACATTCTTTTGGCGAGAGCTAACTCTAAAAAAAGAGCTGATGAGTTATTCGATAAAATATATTCGAATTACAAAATATATAATCCAGTGATTATACATTCTGATAGAAAAAAGTCGCAAAACAGAGATTCGTTAGATCTACTAAAATCAGGAAAATCACAAATTGTTGTATGCGTGGACATGTTTGGTGAAGGTATTGATATTCCTTCACTTAAAGTTGCTGCAATTCACGACAAATATAAGTCATTACCAATTACTTTACAGTTTATGGGAAGGTTTGCAAGGTCTGGTAAAGAAAGGTTAGGCAGTGCTAAACTGATTACTAATATAGCATCAGAAGACTTAAAAGAAGATATCGATGAATTGTATAGACGTGATGCGGATTGGACTAAACTGCTTCAAATTAAGTCAGATAGAGCAATAGAAAAAGAAGTTCAGATAGAAGAATTTATTTCCCAATTTGAAAAAACAAGAGCAAGTAATATTGACTTATCTCAAATAAAGATGAAAATTAGTTCTCGAATATATAAAACGGATATGAAAGAGGTAAATATCAACGCCTGGAAAAATGTTCTGAGTGCAGAACATACTACTCACTTGATAAATGAAGAGAAGGGAATTTTAATATTTATTGAAGAAATAGAGAATACAGTTAACTGGTCTTATCAAAAAGATCTTGTCGAATATTTATATAATTTTTTTGTAATCTTTTTTGATGAGTATAGAGGTTTGATTCATATTAATGAGTCAGATAGTAGAAAAGGAAATGATTTGGTAGAGCAAATTTTTCCTAATTCTATGCAAATCAAGGGAGATGAGATTTACAGAGTGCTTGACGGTATTAATCGACTAATGATTGGAACACTCGGTTTAAAACAAATACCTGGAGGAAATGTCAGTTTTCGGATGTTTGCTGGGGTTGATGTAAGAAAGGGAATAAGTGAAGCAACTTCATTAGGTTCAATCAAATCAAATCTTTTTGGACATGGATACAGAGATGGAAATAAAATAAGTGTAGGTTGTTCTTATAAAGGAAAAGTTTGGATGAGATGGGTTGAAAGTCTTAATTTTTGGGTAGATTGGTGCCAAAAAATTGGGGCAAAAATTTTAGATACTAATATTGATACAAGTATGATATTAGAAAACTCACTTACTTCAGAAGTTGTTACAGAATTTCCGGATGGGGTTCCTTATAAAATAACACCTGACAGTATAATTGAAACTAGTAATTCAACTGCAAGGGCATTCTATATTGAAAAAGAAGATAAGCTGTATCATTTTTTTGAATCAGACTTTAGGAACCCTCGTCTTGAAAAAGGCTTATTGATTTTTGAACTTTGGATTAGTGAAAGAAAATTTATTTTTCAACAACACATAGATAAAAAGGGGTTTGGTTTTTTGCAAATTTCTGGAGATGACTTATTTATAAAGAAATCAAATAATAAGATTTTATTTTCACAATATTTAAAAGATCATAGTCCAACTATTTCTTTCATACAGAAGGATGGGGTTCGGGTAATGTTAGAGGGTAATCTACAAATTGTAGATAAACCGAGGAGTAAGGCATCGTTGTCAAATGAGATGCTTGTTCCGATAGAATGGAAAAAATATGGAACAAATATACGAAAAGAGTCTCAAGGTGTTGCTAAGGATAGAGCATCCATTCAATATGTAACTATAAATAAATTGATAAATACTGATGAATTGATAGTTTTTGACGATGATGGTTCAGGAGAAATTGCAGACATTGTTACAATAAGTGCTAATGAAGCAGAGCGCAAAATACTCATAAATCTGTATCATTGTAAATATTCACATGGTGATGAACCAGGTGCTCGTGTATCAGATTTATACGAAGTGTGTGGTCAAGCAGAGAAATCAATTATTTGGAAAGATAATTTATTAGATTTCCTTGATAGAATGATAAAAAGAGAGTCAATACGGATTTCTAAAAGACAGAGTTCTCGGTTTGAAAAAGGAAATATTAATGATTGTCGGACAATCAAATCTATGATAAAAGATGGCTTTAGTACTGATATGAGAATAACCATTGTACAGCCAGGTGTGTCGATTTCGAAACTAAGTACTGAGATGAAGCAATTGTTATTATCAACTGAGTATTATTTAAGTGAGACATATAATATTCCTCTTAACTGTTATTTCAGTGAATGA